Part of the Bacteroidota bacterium genome is shown below.
ACCCCGTTTATGCATATGATGTTGTTTTTGTGGGTGGGATTGGGAAAGGGCATAGTAATAGAATTGAGACTTTAGAAGCAATCGCCAATAATATTTCCTCATTTGCTTTTTATGGTTATGGGGAGGAAAATATACCAAAAGGGTATAAATTAAAAGAAAAATTTAAAGGCTGGGTAAATACTGACGAAATGAGAAAACTATTCTCCAGTTCACGTATAGCCATAAATCTTACATTAGATGGCTATGATAGAATCAAAAAAGGTTTTAATGCCAGGCTTTTTGAAATTGCCGCGTGTGGTGGAGCACTGCAAATGGTCAAATCAGATGAAAAAATAAATGAATTTTATACCGTTGATGAAGAAGTTATTACTTTTAACAATAATGATGATTTGGTAACCAAAATAAATATTTATCTATCACAAAAAGAAGCCTCCGATAAAATTGCAAAATCGGCTATGATAAAGACTAGTAAATACACATATTTTGAGAAGGCAAAACTAGCTACAGAAATAATGAAAAATTATCATTCGAGTACGAATAATTAAACAGTAAATATTCTAAGCCTAAAAAATATTTTTTAGAGCTAGCAGGTTTCATAATTGCTTATTTATTATCCAGTTAGCACTCAGCCTCATTAAAACTAATTCTTAAACTCATTTATAATTTCAATCACCCTTATAATTTCTTCTTCAGCATGAAAATAAGAAATGGGCAAACTGAGCGTAGTTTCGTGAATTTCCTCACTGATGGGATAATCACCATCTAAAATGCCTGCCATGGCTTTTTGCTTATGCGGTGCTAAGGGATAATGGATTTCCGTTTTAATTTCATTTTCCAGTAAATAAGCCCTTAGTTCGTCTCTTTTATGATGCCTGATATTATAAATATGATAAACATCAAAATGATCCTGATCAACAACCGGTTTAATAAAACGATCGTCCAGATGTGCATGATAGCATGCTGCTAATGCTCTTTTATGATTGGTGATATCATCAAGTACTTCTAATTTTACTGATAATAAACCGGCCTGAATTTCATCGAGTCGCGAATTATAGCCAATCCTGTCATTATAATATTTTTTACTGCTCCCATAATTCCTTAAAGAATATATTTTATCGGCGAAATCTTTGCTGTTTGTAGTAATGGCCCCGGCATCACCTAAAGCTCCAAGGTTTTTAGTCGGATAAAAGCTGAAACATCCGATTCCAAATGAACCGATTTTCCGGCCCTTATACAAAGCACCATGAGCTTGCGCGCAATCTTCGATCACTTCCAATTGATATTTCTTCGCGAAGGCCATAACAGGGTCCATGTCGCAACTTTTTCCATATAAATGAACCGGTAATATCGCTTTCGTGTTTGCCGTGATTTTAGCTTCTATTTTTGCAGGGTCGATATTATAAGTTCTGATGTCGGGCTCAACCAAAACAGGTTTAAACCCATTGCGAAGTATTGCTAAAATGGTGGCGATATAAGTATTTGAAGGAACAATGATTTCACTGTTTTCGGGAAAATCCAAAGCATCGATGGCAAGCACCAATGCATCAAGCCCTGAAGCCAAACCTATGCAATAATCGGTAGTGCAAAAAGCGGCAAAATCCTTTTCAAAGTCGGATACATTTTTGCCTAAAATATACCACCCGCTTTTTAAAATTTCGTCAAATTTTTCCTGATACTTTGCGAAAAGTTTTTCATTTACTTTTCCCAGATTTTCATATTCTATCATAAGTATTTATCATAAATATAATCATTTGCATCGAACGACTCGGAGGCAAATACCAGCAACACTGAATTCTCACTAAAATTACTCATAACATGCCAATCCTTTGGTTCCAGTATTAAACATTTACCCGGATCATCAAGTAAAAATGCTTCCTGTTTGGCCCCGTTATGATTAGAAATCACACAACTTCCATTGAGGCAAATTGCAGCCTGATAAGTAGTTTTATGACGGTGCCCGCCCCTTAATGATTGATCAACACCATAAATATAAAACACCCTTTTAACT
Proteins encoded:
- a CDS encoding DegT/DnrJ/EryC1/StrS family aminotransferase, with the protein product MIEYENLGKVNEKLFAKYQEKFDEILKSGWYILGKNVSDFEKDFAAFCTTDYCIGLASGLDALVLAIDALDFPENSEIIVPSNTYIATILAILRNGFKPVLVEPDIRTYNIDPAKIEAKITANTKAILPVHLYGKSCDMDPVMAFAKKYQLEVIEDCAQAHGALYKGRKIGSFGIGCFSFYPTKNLGALGDAGAITTNSKDFADKIYSLRNYGSSKKYYNDRIGYNSRLDEIQAGLLSVKLEVLDDITNHKRALAACYHAHLDDRFIKPVVDQDHFDVYHIYNIRHHKRDELRAYLLENEIKTEIHYPLAPHKQKAMAGILDGDYPISEEIHETTLSLPISYFHAEEEIIRVIEIINEFKN
- a CDS encoding FdtA/QdtA family cupin domain-containing protein yields the protein MAHLLDLKTHHDARGNLTVINDIEKELPFKVKRVFYIYGVDQSLRGGHRHKTTYQAAICLNGSCVISNHNGAKQEAFLLDDPGKCLILEPKDWHVMSNFSENSVLLVFASESFDANDYIYDKYL